A single window of Micromonas commoda chromosome 6, complete sequence DNA harbors:
- a CDS encoding predicted protein, translating to MNKYEVIGVVGEGAYGTVLRCRNKETGEAVAVKKFKENDDDPAVRKTTLREVKVLRTLQQENIVSLKEAFRRKGKLYLVFEYVPRNLLEVLEERPGGLDPDLVRRYTWQLVKAVAWCHRHDIVHRDIKPENLLVGSDDTASDALKLCDFGFARQLKRHKANEPLTDYVATRWYRAPELLLGSNSYGLEVDQWAVGCIMGELTDGQPLFPGESDVDQLHIVREAMGAIDEKTQGRDDRVSRTRLPPSTSPRRDRGMEHLRRRYSPKLDDNALRFMRGTLAMDPRERLSWQNMLTHAYFEGMDGWTARPPLHENPAEKAPNAKAPNVAPNSKSSSSETATSHPTERKHPSPTTSPVTLKERRERRMKENAEARRMAMETTAAAAAQSELEAAAREAKASRERRERERAARETAAKARASVAESPYSTSAAARRRREKFGVGAGASGASIRHSSLRADETMTGTGTGTGTGTGTGTTVEYVAGTRRYGSFGAKPGGVAELRSRYASRVLGAAAVSSARLAETDALARGRRSMQRPHSLAADVFVDEDDAAVRGCDRGVGDRASFARLASFADPSKPARRLQSLVGARASPALAPPTPSMALNGRAIGVPKATRPARGGGGFWGGFGSADAPRSLAAGGGGGARASAGPTPHLDRLGAGPGGGFEERGRRVAVGGGLGAGWR from the exons ATGAACAAGTACGAGGTGATTGGAGTCGTGGGCGAGGGTGCGTACGGGACCGTCCTCCGATGCCGGAACAAAGAGacgggcgaggcggtggcggtgaagAAGTTCaaggagaacgacgacgatcccgcGGTCCGTAAGACCACGCTTAGGGAGGTGAAAGTGTTGAGAACGCTCCAGCAGGAGAACATCGTCAGCCTGAag GAGGCTTTCCGTCGCAAGGGTAAGTTGTACCTGGTGTTCGAATACGTGCCGCGTAACCTGCTAgaggtgctcgaggagcgcccgGGCGGCCTCGACCCGGACCTCGTGCGCAGGTACACCTGGCAGCTCGTCAAGGCTGTCGCGTGGTGCCACCGACACGACATCGTGCACAGGGACATCAAACCCGAGAACCTACTCGTGGGTTCAGATGACACCGCAtcggacgcgctcaagctgTGCGACTTCGGCTTCGCGCGCCAGCTCAAGCGCCACAAGGCTAACGAACCCCTCACGGATTACGTAGCCACGCGGTGGTACCGGGCGCCGGAGTTGCTCCTGGGCTCCAACTCGTACGGCTTGGAGGTGGACCAGTGGGCCGTGGGGTGCATCATGGGAGAGCTCACCGACGGGCAGCCGCTGTTCCCCGGTGAGTCCGACGTGGATCAGCTGCACATCGTGCGCGAAGCCAtgggcgcgatcgacgagaaGACCCAGGGACGGGACGATCGTGTCAGTCGCACACGGCTTCCCCCATCCActtccccgcgtcgcgaccgggGTATGGAACACCTGAGGCGGCGGTACTCTCCCAAGTTGGACGATAACGCGCTGAGGTTCATGCGGGGCACGCTCGCgatggacccgcgcgagcgcctgagCTGGCAGAACATGCTCACGCACGCGTACTTCGAGGGTATGGACGGCTGgaccgcgcggccgccgctgCACGAAAATcccgccgagaaggcgccAAACGCGAAAGCGCCAAATGTCGCGCCAAACTCAaagtcgtcgtcatcggagacggcgacgagtcACCCGACGGAGAGGAAAcatccgtcgccgacgacgtcgccggtgacgctGAAAGAGCGAAGGGAGAGACGGATGAAGGAgaacgcggaggcgcgacggatggcgatggagacgacggcggcggcggcggcgcagtcggagctcgaagccgccgcgagggaggcgaaggcgtcgagggaACGTAGGGAAagggagcgcgccgcgcgggagacggccgccaaggcgagggcgtcggtcGCGGAGTCGCCGtactcgacgtcggcggcggcgaggcggcggagggaaaagtttggcgtcggcgccggagcgTCCGGAGCGTCCATCCGCCACTCGAGCTTGAGGGCGGACGAGACGatgacggggacggggacggggacggggacggggacggggacggggacgacggtgGAGTACGTCGCGGGGACCAGGAGGTACGGCAGCTTTGGCGCcaaacccggcggcgtcgcggagcttcGATCGAGGTACGCGTCGAgggtgctcggcgccgcggctgttTCCTCGGCGAGACTCGCGGAAAcagacgcgctcgcccgcggccgccgctcgaTGCAGCGGCCTCACTcactcgccgcggacgtcttcgtcgacgaagacgacgccgcggtgagggGGTGCGATCGCGGggtcggcgatcgcgcgtccttcgcgcgtctcgcgtccttcgccgacCCCTCGAAaccggcgaggaggctcCAGAGTTtagtcggcgctcgcgcgtccccggcgctcgccccgccgacgccctcgatgGCGCTCAACGGGAGGGCGATCGGGGTTCCcaaggcgacgcggccggcccgaggcgggggcgggttttggggcgggttcgggtccgcggacgcgcctcGGAGCctggcggcgggaggaggaggaggagcgcgggcgagcgccgggCCGACGCCGCACTTGGATCGATTGGGGGCgggaccgggcggcggcttcgaggaGCGGGGaaggcgcgtcgcggtgggcgggggTCTGGGAGCGGGTTGGAGGTAG
- a CDS encoding predicted protein: MDRTPGGSRTRGGQPPSNDATPNNKFKDFFRNADERLRDTGRMVGTRLGEGIERIRLRQGSPGESTPSPTGRGRRKPRASPGAWSRFGRKDARVAEQDLAARHEGATRDRTELFAQMRTTAKYVRETEAKEQAENELRSRLEREGWSNGYDANDDDDDDDRLTPGKRIRNLFTRRRRQSEKEEDASDKDELEEVSPHFMAMCEAADALAPIRRKIENNLLPQYESFVASLSTAAVAAAAPDAQPAAQTNVETHLATLLLVEQELQGALKLLKQSHMRAMGLRVTLGDPAEECLKRNVVNAHMIARQHLTGKFKRARDSVSAMLKGNAAAKVVAQQRMLIASAAAYDELERFYKRLVRLGNEAAAHQAVSDAGREGERVRAAFLAAAKTTKNALRAAFEESTNVKKGTYGIESEVDGFKPGSWAYEGTMEETWRAHCKGVDGELAKYKRAVGSPTVRAALCLLPREDVDGADVDGDERSVDAADVGNAAVELVRDQLRNAVDAIEDAARACALMTASSSGGSTPSTPSGGRAGEDERTTPGHGRGNLFGRTAAALVPVKNAVAELFRALHALAATARRVDVGDGGAEVGTPTSESKRSPLAKVKTWWKERISPGFSHSGSPSPNR, from the coding sequence atggatcGAACGCCCGGGGggtcgcgaacgcgcgggggccAGCCCCCATCGAACGACGCAACCCCGAACAACAAGTTCAAGGATTTCTTCAGGAACGCCGACGAGAGGCTTCGCGACACGGGACGGATGGTCGGGACgcggctcggcgagggcatAGAACGGATACGGCTGAGGCAGGGTAGCCCCGGAGAGAGCACCCCGTCTCCAACGGGGCGAGGCAGGCGGAAACCGAGGgcctcgcccggcgcctGGTCCAGGTTCGGGCGCAaagacgcgcgggtcgccgaGCAGGATCTGGCAGCTCGGCACGAGGGCGCCACTAGGGACCGCACCGAGCTCTTCGCCCAGATGCGCACCACCGCGAAGTACGTCCGCGAGACGGAGGCAAAGGAGCAGGCCGAGAACGAGCTGAGGTCGCGGCTGGAGCGAGAGGGATGGTCCAACGGCTatgacgcgaacgacgacgacgacgacgacgaccggtTGACCCCCGGCAAGAGAATCAGAAATCTCttcacgcggcgacggcgacagagcgagaaggaggaggacgcgagcgacaaggacgagctcgaggaggtaTCCCCGCACTTCATGGCCATGtgcgaagccgccgacgccctggcCCCGATACGCCGCAAGATCGAGAACAACCTCCTGCCCCAGTACGAATCCTTTGTCGCGTCGTTGAGCAcagccgcggtcgccgccgccgccccggatGCCCAACCCGCCGCTCAGACGAACGTCGAGACGCACCTCGCCACCTtactcctcgtcgagcaggaGCTTCAGGGCGCGCTGAAGCTCCTGAAGCAGTCGCACATGCGAGCCATGGGCCTGCGGGTCACCCTCGGCGATCCCGCGGAGGAGTGTCTGAAACGAAACGTCGTCAACGCGCACATGATCGCGAGGCAACACCTGACGGGGAAGTTCAAGCGCGCCAGGGACAGCGTGAGCGCCATGCTGAAggggaacgccgccgcgaaggtggTGGCGCAGCAGCGCAtgctcatcgcgtccgccgccgcgtacgacgagctcgagaggTTCTATAAGCGGCTGGTCAGGCTCGgcaacgaggcggcggcgcaccaggcggtgagcgacgccggccgcgagggcgaacgcgtccgggccgcgttcctcgccgcggccaagacGACCAAGAACGCGCTTCGagccgcgttcgaggagaGCACCAACGTCAAGAAAGGGACGTACGGGATCGAGTCGGAGGTTGACGGGTTCAAGCCCGGTTCGTGGGCGTACGAGGGTACGATGGAGGAGACGTGGCGCGCGCACTGtaagggcgtcgacggcgagctggCCAAGTATAAGCGCGCGGTTGGGTCGCCGACGGTacgcgcggcgctgtgccTCCTCCCTCGGGAAGACGtagacggcgccgacgtagACGGGGACGAGAggtcggtggacgcggcggacgtgggcaacgcggcggtggagctcGTCCGAGATCAGCTCAGgaacgcggtggacgccatagaggacgcggcgagggcgtgtGCATTgatgaccgcgtcgtcgtcgggcgggtccacgccgagcacgccgagcggcggccgcgcgggggaggacgagcggacgacgccgggccATGGACGCGGGAATTTGTTTGGtcgaaccgcggcggcgctggtgcCGGTTAAaaacgccgtcgcggagctgtTTCGGGCGttgcacgcgctcgccgcgaccgcgcgaagGGTGGATGTGGGGGATGGCGGCGCAGAGGTCGGTACGCCCACGTCGGAGTCCAAGAGGAGCCCGCTCGCGAAGGTCAAGACTTGGTGGAAGGAGAGGATTTCGCCCGGTTTCAGTCACTcgggttcgccgtcgccaaacAGGTAG